A part of Myxococcales bacterium genomic DNA contains:
- a CDS encoding serine/threonine protein kinase, giving the protein MGAPSSKNRGGPATPVIAPYRSAVQPAVGYAETMLQDTGFERAVTLELRRDDPLLDGLRPNRPEDARYAVHDLLGEGGMGEVRSCTDLHIGREVAMKAMRPMQLSRPDLRARFLREARIQGQLEHPAIVPVYDLAFAEEGALYFTMRRVRGLTLELLVERLREGDPRTVAEYPLRKLLSAFSRVCLAIHFAHTKGVVHRDLKPANVMLGDFGEVYVLDWGVAKLLANEAPPISQQTADLAISKLDFTDVASAKTASGAIIGTPGYMAPEQILGQSGEVNGQTDVFALGAILFELLTFESLFGNGETPEILARTLRGEDRSASARRPDSAIPDAIDAVCMRATSPYPEKRYASAREFSEAIEDFLSGDLDLERRQALARTHAISARELAGRALAPEGTPEDRQGALREVGRSLALDPDDPEALALLVRLVTAPPSALPAEVVDEVHTLEARRADRASRRGSLLFALGALLFVFPTALLMGVRNPTSVALNVVLWGLAPAALFVSRRLPVWVAPTITYAAVASSSLIFGPFISVPAIAAVVTVAFVLSGRRSHRFLASGLALLSLVLPLALELLGVLPRTFVLEKDRFVILLNAVETPSLTTILLLSASHVATVLFVANYVAESKDALDRAEIQNRLQAWQLRQLVPAEAQGALKSHGRTPPSERARAAPRAPICRPKHLP; this is encoded by the coding sequence ATGGGCGCGCCGAGCAGCAAGAACCGCGGGGGACCGGCGACGCCCGTCATCGCCCCCTACCGCAGCGCGGTGCAGCCCGCCGTGGGCTACGCCGAGACCATGCTGCAGGACACCGGCTTCGAGCGCGCGGTCACCCTCGAGCTCCGCCGGGACGATCCGCTGCTCGACGGTCTCCGCCCGAACCGCCCGGAGGACGCTCGATACGCGGTGCACGATCTCCTCGGCGAGGGGGGCATGGGCGAGGTGCGCTCCTGCACCGACCTGCACATCGGCCGCGAAGTCGCCATGAAGGCGATGCGGCCCATGCAGCTCTCGCGCCCCGATCTCCGCGCGCGCTTCCTCCGCGAGGCGCGCATCCAGGGGCAGCTCGAGCACCCCGCGATCGTCCCGGTCTACGACCTCGCGTTCGCGGAGGAGGGCGCCCTTTACTTCACCATGCGCCGGGTGCGGGGGCTGACGCTCGAGCTGCTCGTCGAGCGCCTACGCGAGGGCGATCCGCGTACGGTCGCCGAATACCCGCTGCGCAAGCTCCTCTCCGCGTTCTCGCGCGTGTGCCTCGCGATCCACTTCGCGCACACGAAGGGTGTCGTCCACCGCGATCTGAAGCCCGCGAACGTGATGCTGGGCGACTTCGGCGAGGTCTACGTGCTCGACTGGGGCGTGGCGAAGCTCCTCGCGAACGAGGCCCCTCCCATCAGCCAGCAGACCGCCGACCTCGCGATCTCGAAGCTTGATTTCACCGACGTCGCCTCGGCCAAGACGGCCTCGGGGGCTATCATCGGGACACCCGGGTACATGGCGCCGGAGCAGATCCTGGGCCAGTCGGGCGAGGTGAACGGGCAGACCGACGTGTTCGCGCTGGGCGCCATCCTGTTCGAGCTGCTCACCTTCGAGTCACTCTTCGGCAACGGCGAGACGCCCGAGATCCTCGCGCGCACGCTGCGGGGCGAGGACCGGAGCGCGAGCGCGCGCCGCCCCGACAGCGCGATCCCCGACGCGATCGACGCCGTGTGTATGCGGGCGACGAGCCCCTACCCCGAGAAGCGCTACGCGTCGGCGCGCGAGTTCTCCGAGGCGATCGAAGACTTCCTCAGCGGCGATCTCGACCTCGAGCGGCGGCAGGCCCTCGCGCGGACCCACGCCATCTCCGCGCGGGAGCTCGCCGGGCGCGCGCTCGCTCCCGAGGGTACGCCGGAGGATCGCCAGGGCGCGCTCCGTGAGGTGGGCCGCTCCCTCGCGCTCGATCCGGACGACCCGGAGGCGCTGGCGCTGCTCGTGCGCTTGGTCACCGCCCCTCCGTCGGCTCTCCCCGCGGAGGTCGTCGACGAGGTCCACACGCTCGAGGCGCGCCGCGCGGACCGCGCCTCCCGCCGCGGCTCGCTGCTGTTCGCCCTGGGGGCGCTGCTGTTCGTGTTCCCGACCGCGTTGCTCATGGGGGTGCGCAACCCCACGTCGGTCGCGCTCAACGTGGTGCTGTGGGGGCTCGCTCCGGCGGCGCTGTTCGTGAGTCGACGCCTGCCCGTTTGGGTCGCGCCGACCATCACCTACGCCGCGGTCGCGTCTTCTTCGCTCATTTTCGGGCCGTTCATCTCGGTGCCCGCGATCGCCGCCGTCGTGACCGTCGCGTTCGTGCTGAGCGGGCGGCGCTCGCACCGGTTCCTCGCGAGCGGGCTCGCGCTGCTCAGCCTCGTGTTGCCGCTCGCCCTAGAGCTGCTGGGGGTGCTGCCGCGCACGTTCGTGCTCGAGAAGGACCGGTTCGTCATCCTCCTCAATGCTGTGGAGACACCGTCACTTACGACCATACTGCTCCTCTCCGCGTCGCACGTCGCGACGGTGCTCTTCGTCGCGAACTACGTCGCGGAGAGCAAGGACGCGCTCGACCGAGCGGAGATTCAGAACAGGCTCCAGGCGTGGCAGCTGCGCCAGCTCGTCCCCGCGGAAGCGCAGGGCGCCCTGAAGAGCCACGGGCGCACGCCGCCCAGCGAGCGCGCCCGCGCCGCCCCGCGCGCGCCCATCTGCCGCCCCAAGCACCTGCCGTGA
- a CDS encoding PEGA domain-containing protein, whose product MKPASFEPRLERSENVVGCARTRRLGRFGWLARVAVAAVALGALAPGQALAQGVTKESMAALAAGDKATRAKDWPAAITAYSAAKAADPSLAALDGLANALYSKGDAPAAYDAYEQLIRAHVSKLKKDHRTKVEARLKELGEKTGTLTVESEAGAEVVVDGASRGALPLARSPRFGVGEHKVEVRKAGFTPFTSTVQIAANAGATVVAKLVAISEKGTLRVHEAEGRTVHVFVDGIDMGPAPWEGDVAAGPHEVAAKGDRLKSPTEKVQIEKGSRRDVEVRAASTAARFKVTVDGSPTAKITIDGVEVGEGMYTGELPAGTHKLVITREGYQRFEEEVVLAEKETSSRTVVLTLSSVVKTGGDDKGPRKLEGFYGGFGVMGVMLPAGNGSDVQQSCKNKSQGITGCTGGGAGIGGGLFFFAGHHWDPVGLELLLGGSYDQQRATVTYGPSNLGVGGGFGPDPARTEDFFIGRAGGFLLGRTRLSFQTQKLRGSFAVGVGASYRVSFLARDTTGPDPLRDAYATDGAGSLSPVLNLDGSVALRLTERLSIPLGLMMLAESPSAKLFGDQVPRSPPDLNRQLAPGVGLTTPSYALASGPQVYLGVYLGLTFGP is encoded by the coding sequence GTGAAGCCTGCCTCTTTCGAGCCCCGCCTGGAACGGTCCGAGAACGTCGTCGGGTGCGCGCGCACGCGCCGCCTCGGGCGCTTCGGCTGGCTCGCAAGGGTGGCCGTCGCGGCCGTCGCGCTCGGCGCGCTCGCCCCCGGTCAGGCGCTCGCGCAGGGCGTGACGAAAGAATCGATGGCCGCCCTCGCAGCCGGCGACAAGGCCACCCGCGCGAAGGACTGGCCCGCCGCCATCACCGCGTACTCCGCGGCGAAGGCGGCCGATCCCTCGCTCGCGGCCCTCGACGGGCTCGCCAACGCCCTCTACTCGAAGGGCGACGCACCGGCCGCGTACGACGCGTACGAGCAGCTCATCCGCGCCCACGTCTCGAAGCTCAAGAAGGACCACCGGACCAAGGTGGAAGCGCGCCTCAAGGAGCTTGGCGAGAAGACCGGCACGCTGACCGTGGAGTCCGAGGCTGGCGCCGAGGTCGTGGTCGACGGCGCCTCGCGCGGCGCCCTGCCGCTCGCGCGCTCGCCGCGCTTCGGCGTCGGCGAGCACAAGGTCGAGGTGCGCAAGGCGGGGTTCACGCCCTTCACGAGCACCGTGCAGATCGCCGCGAACGCGGGCGCGACCGTGGTCGCCAAGCTCGTGGCCATCTCCGAGAAGGGCACGCTCCGCGTCCACGAGGCCGAGGGCAGAACGGTCCACGTCTTCGTCGACGGCATCGACATGGGCCCGGCCCCGTGGGAGGGCGACGTCGCGGCGGGCCCCCACGAGGTCGCCGCCAAAGGCGACCGGCTGAAGTCGCCGACCGAGAAGGTGCAGATCGAGAAGGGCTCGCGCCGCGACGTGGAGGTCCGCGCGGCGTCCACCGCGGCGCGCTTCAAGGTCACGGTCGACGGCAGCCCCACGGCGAAGATCACGATCGACGGCGTCGAGGTGGGTGAGGGCATGTACACGGGCGAGCTGCCCGCCGGCACCCACAAGCTCGTGATCACCCGCGAGGGGTACCAGCGGTTCGAAGAGGAGGTGGTGCTCGCCGAGAAGGAGACCTCGTCGCGCACCGTCGTGCTCACGCTCTCGTCGGTGGTGAAGACCGGAGGTGACGACAAGGGTCCCCGCAAGCTCGAGGGCTTCTACGGCGGCTTCGGCGTCATGGGCGTCATGTTGCCGGCCGGCAACGGCAGCGACGTGCAGCAGAGCTGCAAGAACAAGTCACAGGGCATCACCGGATGCACGGGCGGGGGCGCAGGGATAGGGGGTGGGCTCTTCTTCTTCGCCGGGCACCATTGGGATCCGGTCGGGCTCGAGCTGCTCCTCGGCGGCTCGTACGATCAGCAGCGCGCCACGGTCACCTACGGTCCGTCAAACCTCGGCGTCGGCGGCGGCTTTGGCCCCGATCCTGCGCGCACGGAGGACTTCTTCATCGGGCGCGCCGGCGGGTTCCTGCTTGGGCGCACGCGGCTCTCCTTCCAGACCCAGAAGCTTCGCGGCAGCTTCGCCGTCGGCGTCGGCGCCTCCTACCGCGTGTCGTTCCTCGCGCGCGACACCACCGGCCCCGATCCGCTCCGCGACGCCTACGCGACCGACGGCGCGGGCTCGCTCTCCCCCGTGCTCAACCTCGACGGTTCGGTCGCGCTCCGGCTGACCGAGCGCCTGTCGATCCCCCTCGGCCTGATGATGCTCGCCGAGAGCCCGAGCGCGAAGCTCTTCGGCGACCAGGTGCCCCGCTCGCCCCCCGATCTGAACCGACAGCTGGCCCCGGGCGTTGGCCTCACGACGCCGAGCTACGCGCTGGCCTCGGGCCCGCAGGTGTACTTGGGCGTCTACCTCGGGCTCACGTTCGGCCCGTGA
- a CDS encoding CBS domain-containing protein has product MSLPPPPAPLRPSAAPAAPSAPPAPPAPPAPSSALRVRDLMTRNVFTLSATQSVPLAEAMMSLKHIRHVPIVDDAGHLQGLVTHRDLLAACISTLSPLSDEERSSLQLSVPVSRLMRRDVWTISSLAPASAAARLMRDHQIGCLPVVDDGVLVGILTGTDLLELASRALESVAAPRAGWRVEDAMTAVPLSIEPSTTIEKARSVMLRFGIRHLPVVEGGRPIALVADADLRVAEVVYRECGQKTQASLATYFCGGERLHRTTPEAHLDDVLLDMWRSRLDATLVVSASDGALVGILTTADACRLFGEHLASLRAAARRPGVADEAPGG; this is encoded by the coding sequence ATGAGCCTCCCGCCTCCCCCCGCGCCCCTCCGCCCGTCGGCCGCGCCCGCTGCGCCCTCCGCGCCGCCCGCGCCGCCCGCGCCGCCCGCGCCCTCCTCTGCGTTGCGGGTGCGCGACCTCATGACGCGGAACGTGTTCACGCTGAGCGCCACGCAGAGCGTGCCGCTGGCCGAGGCGATGATGAGCCTCAAGCACATCCGCCACGTCCCCATCGTCGATGACGCGGGCCATCTGCAGGGCCTCGTCACCCACCGCGATCTCCTCGCGGCGTGCATCAGCACCCTGTCGCCGCTCTCCGACGAGGAGCGCTCGAGCCTCCAGCTCTCGGTGCCGGTGTCTCGGCTCATGCGGCGCGACGTATGGACCATCTCGTCGTTGGCGCCCGCGAGCGCGGCGGCGCGACTCATGCGCGACCACCAAATAGGCTGTCTGCCGGTGGTCGACGACGGCGTGTTGGTCGGCATCCTCACGGGCACCGATCTGCTCGAGCTCGCCTCGCGCGCGCTCGAGAGCGTCGCCGCGCCGCGCGCCGGGTGGCGAGTGGAGGACGCGATGACGGCGGTGCCGCTCTCGATCGAGCCGAGCACGACGATCGAGAAGGCGCGAAGCGTGATGTTGCGCTTCGGCATCCGCCACCTGCCCGTCGTGGAGGGCGGAAGGCCGATCGCGCTCGTCGCCGACGCGGACCTGCGCGTGGCCGAGGTCGTGTATCGCGAGTGCGGGCAGAAGACGCAGGCCTCGCTCGCCACCTACTTTTGCGGCGGCGAGCGGCTGCACAGGACGACCCCCGAGGCTCACCTCGACGACGTGCTGCTCGACATGTGGCGGAGCCGGCTCGACGCCACCCTCGTGGTGAGCGCCAGCGACGGAGCGCTGGTCGGCATCCTCACGACGGCGGATGCGTGCCGGCTCTTCGGCGAGCACCTCGCGTCGCTCCGCGCGGCTGCTCGGCGCCCCGGCGTCGCTGACGAAGCCCCCGGGGGCTGA
- a CDS encoding methyltransferase domain-containing protein, producing the protein MDRTFWEERWNLGQTGFHEGAPNELLRRHVGALGAGHVYVPLCGKSNDLKYLRDQGFDVTGVEIVPSAIAQLFAELGPEAPRVEELPPFRRHSGAGLTVLEGDAFALTPAHLGGEVDAVFDRAALVAVAPSTREAYVARLADVLRPGGRVLLVTFDYDQKKLSGPPWAVSPEDVRALCDAAFEVELLEERPAAVGPKFAAAGAEVRERLFLLRKRG; encoded by the coding sequence GTGGACCGAACCTTCTGGGAAGAGCGCTGGAACCTTGGGCAGACAGGCTTTCACGAAGGCGCCCCGAACGAGCTGCTGCGACGGCACGTGGGCGCCCTCGGCGCGGGGCACGTCTACGTGCCTTTGTGTGGGAAATCAAACGATCTCAAATATTTGCGCGACCAGGGTTTCGACGTCACCGGCGTGGAGATCGTGCCCTCCGCGATCGCGCAGCTCTTCGCCGAGCTCGGCCCGGAGGCGCCCCGTGTGGAAGAGCTCCCGCCTTTCCGCAGGCACTCGGGCGCGGGCCTCACGGTGCTCGAGGGCGACGCCTTCGCGCTCACCCCCGCGCACCTCGGCGGAGAGGTCGATGCCGTGTTCGATCGCGCAGCGCTCGTCGCCGTCGCCCCGTCCACCCGCGAGGCGTACGTCGCGCGGCTCGCGGACGTGCTGCGCCCCGGGGGCCGGGTCTTGCTCGTGACCTTCGACTACGACCAGAAGAAGCTCTCCGGCCCGCCGTGGGCGGTGTCGCCCGAAGACGTACGCGCGCTGTGCGACGCGGCGTTCGAGGTCGAGCTCCTCGAAGAACGCCCCGCCGCCGTGGGCCCAAAATTTGCGGCCGCCGGCGCCGAGGTGCGGGAGCGCTTGTTCCTCCTTCGGAAGCGCGGCTGA
- a CDS encoding KamA family radical SAM protein, producing the protein MATEAAEQLVPPSALVRPAPRRRGRARAEADAGPRDWRAQVRGAITRVDELARRLPLSPSELEGATRAARQGLPMSITPYYLSLADPHDPRCPIRLQCVPRAEEDLTVEGDLTDPLGEVAHEVAPHLVRRYPDRALLLATDRCAVYCRFCTRSRIVGDGGGAVSLEALAPAFAWLRAHPEVRDVIVSGGDPLAMATARLVRLVEAIREVPSVDTIRLATRVPVTLPMRITRELVQALRKHHPLWVMTHFNHPRELTKASIAACERLANAGFPVMNQTVLLRGVNDDAGTLEALFRGLVRARVRPYYLLQMDPVRGTSHLRTPLARGVELMETLQGRLTGIALPKLICDTPGGLGKVPLTPNYVVSRALGPPGRTTLRTFRGDLVDYVDP; encoded by the coding sequence ATGGCGACCGAAGCCGCCGAGCAGCTCGTGCCCCCGTCCGCGCTCGTGCGCCCCGCTCCTCGCCGCCGAGGCCGCGCGCGCGCCGAGGCCGACGCCGGACCGCGCGACTGGCGTGCGCAGGTGCGTGGAGCGATCACCCGCGTCGACGAGCTCGCGCGGCGGCTGCCGCTCTCCCCGAGCGAGCTCGAGGGCGCGACCCGCGCCGCGCGGCAGGGCCTGCCCATGTCGATCACTCCCTATTACCTCTCGCTCGCCGATCCGCACGATCCGCGGTGCCCGATTCGTCTCCAGTGTGTGCCCCGGGCCGAGGAAGACCTCACGGTCGAGGGCGACCTCACCGATCCGCTGGGCGAGGTCGCGCACGAGGTCGCGCCGCACCTCGTGCGCCGCTATCCCGACCGCGCGCTCCTGCTCGCGACCGATCGCTGCGCCGTGTACTGCCGCTTCTGCACGCGCTCGCGCATCGTGGGCGACGGCGGGGGCGCGGTCTCGCTCGAGGCCCTCGCGCCGGCGTTCGCGTGGCTCCGCGCCCACCCCGAGGTGCGCGACGTGATCGTGAGCGGCGGGGATCCGCTCGCGATGGCCACCGCCCGCCTCGTGAGGCTCGTGGAGGCCATTCGCGAGGTGCCGAGCGTGGACACCATCCGCCTCGCGACGCGCGTGCCCGTCACGTTGCCCATGCGCATCACCCGGGAGCTCGTGCAGGCGCTCCGCAAGCACCACCCGCTGTGGGTGATGACGCATTTCAACCACCCGCGAGAGCTCACGAAGGCCTCTATCGCCGCCTGCGAGCGCCTCGCGAACGCGGGGTTCCCGGTGATGAACCAGACCGTGCTCCTGCGCGGCGTGAACGACGACGCAGGCACGCTCGAGGCGCTCTTCCGGGGGCTCGTCCGGGCGCGCGTGCGCCCCTATTACCTCCTCCAAATGGACCCGGTGCGGGGCACGTCGCACCTCCGCACGCCGCTCGCGCGCGGCGTCGAGCTCATGGAAACGCTGCAGGGGCGCCTCACCGGCATCGCGCTCCCGAAGCTCATTTGCGACACCCCGGGCGGCCTCGGCAAGGTCCCGCTCACGCCGAACTACGTGGTGAGCCGAGCGCTGGGCCCGCCGGGGCGCACGACCCTACGGACGTTCAGGGGCGACCTCGTCGACTACGTCGACCCTTGA